Within Kutzneria chonburiensis, the genomic segment CGCCCGCGTCCCCCGGTCGAGTAGAACCGTGCCATGGCCACGCATCGCATCGCCCCCGGACTGTTCCCGCCGCCCACCTATTCGCACAGCGTCGTCGTCGAGCCCGGTGAGCAGTTGGTGTTCACCGCCGGCGGTGTTCCGCTGGACTCCGACGGCAACCTGGTCGGCCCCGGCGACCGGGTCCGGCAGGCCGAGCAGGTGCTGGCCAACCTGGGGGAGCAGCTGGCGCAGGCCGGCACCGACCTGGAGCACGTCGTCAACACCACCGTCTACGTCGTCGCCGAGCAGCCGTCGGATCTCGTCGCCGTCTGGGATGTGGTGACGGCCTCCGGGCTGGCCAAGGGGCCGCACAGCTCCACCCTGCTCGGCGTCAGCATGCTCGGCTACGGCGGCCAGCTGGTGGAGATCACCGCCGTCGCCGTCATCCCGTCCTAGCAGCGGCAGAAGGCCGGTACGCCCGCGAAGTCCACGCTGTGACGGCCGGGTTCCGCGCACGGGACGTCGCCGCAGATGTGGACGGCGGGCCAGCCACCGGCCGCGGCCAGCGCCAGGTCGGTGCTGCTGTCGCCGGCCAGCAGGCACACCTCGCGGCCGTCCAGTGCCTTGATCAGTGCCTCGGCGAACTCCGGGCTGCCCTTGGGACGACCGACCTCACCCGACACGAAGATCCGCTCGAACCGGTCGTCGAAGCCGGAGCGTCGCAGCTTTTCTCGTTGCAGCGAACGGCAACCGTCGGTGGCCAGCCACAGGCTGTGCCCCTCCGCCAGTCGATCCAATGCCGCTACCGCACCGACGAACGGCACCACCAGCTGGCTTCGCTGCCTTACGTAGGCCCTGTTCAGGGCTTCGGCGTCGGCACCAGGGCAGGCCGCCCGCCACACCGTTACGGCATGGCCGCTCAGCGC encodes:
- a CDS encoding RidA family protein, whose protein sequence is MATHRIAPGLFPPPTYSHSVVVEPGEQLVFTAGGVPLDSDGNLVGPGDRVRQAEQVLANLGEQLAQAGTDLEHVVNTTVYVVAEQPSDLVAVWDVVTASGLAKGPHSSTLLGVSMLGYGGQLVEITAVAVIPS
- a CDS encoding HAD family hydrolase, which translates into the protein MRPVVLVDLDDTLIPDVSAARAAISLVLQEFSLHEDVDAVLAAARETWRANAYRGHREVERVSSWEALWADFTVLPEIAEALSGHAVTVWRAACPGADAEALNRAYVRQRSQLVVPFVGAVAALDRLAEGHSLWLATDGCRSLQREKLRRSGFDDRFERIFVSGEVGRPKGSPEFAEALIKALDGREVCLLAGDSSTDLALAAAGGWPAVHICGDVPCAEPGRHSVDFAGVPAFCRC